The nucleotide window CACGCGACGTACGAACTCGGGGTCGGCACGCTCCGCGCCGCCACGACGGCCCGGGTGACGCCGGCCGACGTGCGCGACGAGAACCCCCTCGGCCTCGCCGAGTTCGGCGGCGGCGTGGCTGTCCTCGCCCAGCTACCGACCGGCGAGCGCCGGCCCGAGGTGGGCGACGCGGTGGAGCTGACCGGATCATCGGCGCTCCGCGACGGCATCTACGGCGCCAGACTGCGCGGCGTCGGGGAGGACGCCCCCACGGGGACCGGGGACGAACGGGCACGCAGGGAGGTGCGCGAGTCGTGACGGTCCCCGACCGGATGCGCGCGGTCCGAATCGACGACCACGGCGGCCCGGACATCCTCGCGGAGGCCGAGGTCGCAACGCCCGAACCCGGACACGGCGAGGTGCTGGTCCGGACAGTGGCCGCGTCGGTCAACCCGATCGACACGTACGTGCGCGAGGGGGCCGCGGAGCCGGCGGACGGCCTGCCCCACGTCGTCGGCTCAGACGTGGCCGGCGTCGTCGTCGCCGCCGGCGCCGGGGTCGACGAGTTCGCACCCGGCGACCGGGCGTTCGCGACGGGTCTCGGTCTGTTCGAACAGGGGAGCTACGCTGAGTACGTCCCGGTGCCCGCGGACCGCCTCGCACACCTCCCGGAGGCCGTCCCGTTCCGGACGGGCGCCGCGGCGGCGATGGTGTACCCGACCGCCTGGCGCGCGCTGGTCGACCGCGGCGGTCTCACGGTCGGCGACGCCTGCCTGATCCAGGGCGGCGCCGGCGGCGTCGGTAACGCGGCGGTCCAGATCGCCCGCCACGCAGGCACCGAGGTGGTCGCGACCGCGCGTCCGGACGACGCCGAACTCGTCGAGGACGCCGGCGCCGACGCCGTCGTCGACTACCGGGCCGACGACATGGCCGGGGCGGTACGAGCGGCCGGCGTCGACGCGGTCGACGTCGTCCTCGAAACCCACGCCGACCGCAACCTCGCGGGGGACCTCGACCTCCTCTCGCGCGGCGGACGCGTCGTCGTCATCGGCGAGGAGGCGCCGATCGAACTGTCGCCGTCGCTGTCGATGGACGCCAAGATCGCCGACGCCGACCTCCGGTTCATGTCCATCGTCGCCTCGGCCGAGGACCAGAAGCGACTGCTCGAACGGACGGCGCCGCGACTGGCCGACGGGACGTTCGACGTTCGCGTGGCCGACGTCTACCCCTTCCCGGAGGCCGCGGAGGCACACCGCGCGGTGGAGTCCACGGGAACAGGCGGCAAGGTGCTGCTGGAACCCTGATCCGCCCGGGTCGGTCTCGGGCTTCGTCGCAACCAGTCTCCTCGGACGCGAATCGACGTGACACCGCCGCTCGGTAGTGCGCGGCTATCGTTCGGTCGTACCGCGATTGTCGGAAAATCCTTTGCCCCGGTCTGTCGTACTCCGTCCATGTCTACGGACCCACTCGACGAACTCGACTTCGGGATCCTCCATCTGCTTCAGGAAGACGCGCGCCACATCTCGCCGGTCGACATGGAGGACGAACTCCCGGTCTCCGACACGACGATCCGCAACCGCATCGAGAAACTGGAGGACCGAGGGATCATCGAGGGTTACGTCCCGCTCATCGACTACGAGAAGGCGGGGTTCCCGTTGCGGGTCAAGTTCGTCTGCACGGCTCCCGTGAAGGAACGTGCGAAACTCGCCGAGGAGGCGCTCGAACTCCACAACGTCGTGGACGTAGAGGAGATGCTGAGCGCCCGCGAGAACGTTCGGATCATGGTCGTGACGAACCACTCCGAAGACCTTCACGAGGTCACCGAGCGGATCGACGATCTGGGCCTCACGATCGAGCGTGAGGGCCTCGTCCGACGAATTCACCGACGCCCGTTCAACCACTTCGGCGAACACATGGTTTCCTGGAAGTAGGAAACTCGGCTCCTGTATTCGAGCCCGCGGGTTAGAAATAAGAAGGATATATATCGAATTGCTTACTCAGAAATCATGTTTGGACAAATGCTTTGGTCACGGCCAACTTCGGTGGACGTGATGCGAACGCAAGCGAGATTTTCGACTGAGGGCCATCCGGACGAGATCCTACACACTGTTCTCACTGCTCTCTCGGCGGCCGAAAACGTGGGCGTAGCCAGCCTCGACCTACCGCTGTTCGACGTGATCGACTCCGGGGCCCTCGAACAGCTACTCGGGAACGCCGACCGACGGATCAGCGTGACGTTCCCGTACGAGCAGTGGGTGGTGAAGGCCCACGGTGACGGCGCGGTTGAGGTGCGTGAAAACACGGAGACGCGGTAGATGTTTCAGTGTCTCTGTGACACCTGTGAAGAACGGGAGCTGATCGAGGAACTCGAGCAGGCACAGGAGTACTTCAACGAACACGCGGATCGTGGATGTGAAGTCGAGATCATCAACGTCGAGCTGGCGGCTGATCAACTGAACACTGGGCCGACCCAACCTGCGTCCTGCACGGAGGAACCGCGGACTGCGAACGAGATCAGTTCGCGAGAGGGGCAGCAGTCAGCCGACAGATGAGTCATTCGACGTTCGGGAACTGCCGGAACACGATCGGTCCCTAGAGTGCCTGGACACGTGGTGAGCAGCGCTTCGTCCGCCCGTACGAAGATTATATGATGGCTCTCGATGACTTCCGGATACGAATGTCCCCGTCGCTCCTCCGCACCGCCCCGTCGACGTGGCGATTCGCGCTCATCGGCGCGCTGGCCTCGCTGCCCGTCGCCGCCATCGTGAACTGGCTGCCGAACTCGGAGGCGACCGTCGGTGGCGGTATCATGGTGATCGGAGCGTTCATCGCGGGAGCTATCGCCGCAGTCCGATCGACGGACCCGGACGATGCCGGACTCCGCGCCGGTTTCCTCGGTGGCGTCCTCGCAGTGCTCACGCTCGTTGTGACAGTAGTCAGTGCCGCGGTCGGTGGTACGGCGGCGGCGTGGCCGCCGTCCAGAGTCCTCTTCTGGGTCCTTGCTATCGGGCTGGTCCTGTGCGTCTCCCCCGTATTCGGTCTGGCATGCGGTCGTGTCGGCGGGTGGGTGGCGGACACCGTCGCCTCACGACGGAAGACCGGCGCGAACGCGCCGTAACGATCCTACGACGGGTTGTTGGACGGACGCTCCGTAATGAGAGTTCTTCCGGAAAGAAGTAGTGGTGAGGTGGTCCGCGGTCGTGCGCGGTCTAGTCGGACGTATAGAGGTAGAGCGTGACGAGTGCGACGACGGCTTCGGCGACTTTCGAGGCGATAGAGAGCGGGTTGACCTGCTCGCCCATGTCGAAGAAGGCGAGGATCGTTACGATCGCGTATCCGGCGGCGACGGGATAGAGCTCACGCCGCCAGTAGCGGCTGAGGCACACGAGAACTCCCCCGATCCAGCCGAGGCCGTTCAGATAGAAGAGGACGCCCGTCGTCCGATCGAACGCCATCACTCGTGGTGCCAGCAGCAGGTGGATCGCGGCCGAGGCGAGTGCCGCGAGGACGACGACGTAGCCCAGATAGTGCGACGGGGGACTCACCACCGATCGGGACTCCTGCGAGGTAGCCGGTTGACCAGCCATGGAACTGGTCGTTCTCGGTGGACGGAAGGTATCGTGACCAGGTTCGCGACGATTGGGTAGTCGAACTACCGACGGCCGAGTGACGCCAGGTCACGGATCTCGACGACGGATCGCTCCCCCGTACTGGGCGAACAGCGCGACACCTGTCCTCCCACACGCCACTGTTCGTCTGTCGTCGATCCGTCGAAGAGAGTCGCTTCGAGATTCCAAACCGGCCCTCAGTCGTCGCCGAACGCGCCCGCCTCGGCCATCTCGTCGAGTCGGTCCTCGTCGTAGCCCAGGTCGGCGAACACCTCGCGAGTGTGTTCGCCGAGGTCCGGTGGCGGCGACTCGAAGCCGCTGTCGCTGTGCGCGAAGTTCAGCGGGTGCTCGATGACCGGCACCTCGGTGCCGCCCTTCTCCAGCGTGCGCATGACCCCCCGCGACTCGGTCTGTTCGTTGTAGAGGGCGTCCTCGACGTCCCGGACCGGGCCGGCGGGGATGCCCGCCTCGACGAAGACGTCCATCCACTCGTCGGTGGACCGGTCGGCGAGCCGCGACTCGATCTCGCGTTCGAGCTCGTCCATGTGTCCGACCCGGTCGGCGTTCGTCTCGAACCGCTCGTCCTCGGGGAGGTCCCCGCGGTCGATCGCCTCGCAGAAGCCCCGCCAGAGCTTCTGGTTCAGGCAGGCGACGTTGATGTGGCCGTCGGCGGTCTCGAACGACTGGTACGGCGCGAGCACGGGGTCCTTCGTCCCCATCCGCCCGGGCTCCTCGCCGGCGAACACCTTGCCGGCCTGTTTCGTGAGCCACGGGAGCGTGGCGTCCAGCATCCCGAGGTCGATGTACTCGCCCTCGCCGGTGCGCTCGCGTCGGTACAGCGCCGAGGAGATGCCGAACGCCGCCCACATCCCGGTGATGAGGTCTGTCTGCGGGAGCCCGACCTTCACGGGGCCGCCGTTGGCCTCGCCGGTGACCGACATGATGCCGGACATGCCCTGGACGAGGAGGTCGTAGCCGGGTCGCTGGCTCCACGGGCCGGTCTGGCCGAACGCCGAGATGGCACAGTAGATCACGTCCTCGTTCTCCTCGCGGATGCGATCGTAGTCGACGCCGAGTTTCTCGGCCGTGCCGGGGCGGAAGTTCTGCACGAACACGTCGGCCTCGGCCGCCAGGTCGTAGAGGGCGGCGAGCCCCTCAGCGGACTTAAGGTCGAGTTCCACGGAGCGCTTGTCGTAGTTGACCGTCCAGTAGTACGGCGAGTCGCCGTCGACGAACGGCGGCCCGGAGTGTCGGATGTCGTCGCCGACGCCCGGGCGCTCCACCTTCACCACGTCGGCGCCCTGGTTCGCCAGCATCAGCGAGCAGAACCCGCCCGTCACGAACGTCGAGAGGTCGACGACGAGCAGGTCCTCGAAGATCCGGTTGTCCATACGGGACGGCCGTCTGCCGCTGAAAAAAGCATTGCCCCGCTTCGCGTTCACGTCGCCGCAGTCGGGCGGACTCGGCGGGTCAATCGACCCTCCGGATGGACTCGAGACGTTACCAGACCCTTCGGACGGCCCCGGTTCCGGTTCGGGTTCGGGGTGGCCGACCTACTCCCAGGGGTGGCCGCCGCGGCGGCCGGGCCAGAGGGGGTACCAGTACTCCTTCTCGGGTTCGAGGTCGAGTTCCCCGTCGAGCACCGACTCGAGTTTGCCCTCGATCCGCTTGTCGTGCTCGCCGTCCTTCGGGGCGAACGGGTAGTAGGCGCCGCGGCGGAACGAGTACACCCAGTAGGCTCGGTCGCTCGAATCGCTCGTCCGCTCGAACCCGAAGACCGCCGCGAGCAGCCGCGAGCCGTATCCGCGCTCGACGAACGTATCCGCCGCGAAGTGGACCGAGGTGACCAGGTCCTCGGGGTCGTCGTCGGCGAGCACGACCCAGTGGTAGCCGTGGTCGTCCTCGTGCCGGCGGAACTCGGTGCCCGTCTCCTCGCTCCCGGCGTGGAGGATGTCCTCGACCTCCTCGACGGTCGAGGCGAAGTCGGTGGAGTCGACCGAGGAGAAGCAGAGCGCGGCCTCGCCGACCGGGGCGAAGCCGAGGTCGGCCTCCATCGTCACGTAGGCGGTGCTCATCCCGAACAGGTCGTCGGGGTCCGCGTCGCGCGTGGCGTCGCTCTCGGCGCTGATGCCGAGCGCCGCCTTGACGGAGTCGAACAGCCCCATCAGCTCCCCTCCCCGTCGGCAGCGCCCTGCCCGTCGGCGGCGAGTTCCCCGTCGGCCGCGAGCGACGGCCCGTCGATCCGGTCGAACTCACCGCGGAGCCGCTGGTACTGCCGGTCAACGTCCTCGGCCTTGTTCGCCGCGTTCCGGACGTGCGTCTGCAGGACGCCCCACTCGTCCTCGACCGAGGCGAACGCGTCCCGGAGCGAGTCGAGTTCGGCGGCGACCTCCTCGGCCTGCTCGGAGAGCTGTCGCGCCTGCACGTCGGCCTTGATGAGTTCGAGCTTGTGGCCGAAGGTGAGCGGCGAGACCACCTGCACGCCGCGGCGCGTGTACTCGCGGAGCAGGTCGTACTCCTCGGTGACGAGGTGGTAGTAGACGCTCTCGGAGGGGATGAACGCGAACGCGAAGTCGGTCGTGCCCGCCGCGGGACGGACGTAGTCGGTCGCGATCTTCTCGAGCTGCGACTCCACGTCGCGCGCGAACGCGTCGCGGTAGCGGGCGGCCTCGTCCTCGTCGTCGGTCCCGACGGCGCGCTCGTAGTTGTCCAGCGGGAACTTCGCATCAACGCAGACGAGCCCCGACGAGGTGCGGATGTGGGCGTCGGGCGTCTTCCCGTCGACGACGCGCTCGCGGAGGCCGTACATCTCGGGCGGCAGGTGGTCCGAGAGCAGCACGTCGAGCTGCTCCTCGCCGAAGGCGCCGCGCTTCCGGGGGTCCCGGAGCATGCTGTCGAGGTCCGAGTGGAGGCTCCGCATCTTCCCCGCGTGCTGCTCGATGCGGTCCACCTTCTCGGCGAACTCGAGGTCGGTGAACGTCCGGCTCACGGCCGTGGTGAGCGCGTCCGAGTCGACCTCGACGTCGGTGTCCTGGGCACTGAGCGACCGGACGGAGAGCCAGAGTTGTAGCAGGAGAAACGCCACGACGAGCAGCAGCGTCACGGCGGCCACGAGCAGCACCGTCGACGTGGTGCCGCCCGACTGGAGCGGGAGCATACACCGGCGTACGGAAACTCTCCGTAAAAGGATTCGTTCGTATTCGTCGGGTGACTTCGTGTGATCGTCGTTGCAAGTGCTCCACGTGTGACTGGCTCTACTGGACTCGACACGATTACGAAAGCCCCCGCGGGTCTCGGCTCCCGCGAGACGCTCTGCGCTCCTCGTCGGTCGGCCTGCGGCCTCCCTCCTGCGGGTGCTTGAGGCCTCGGGATTCGCCGAGATCCGCGGCCCCTTTCAGTCCCACCCGCTGGACGTTCGACCGAGCGACGGAGCCCGACTACCGAGTGTGCACGCCGTCGGTAGTCTCCTCCATCGTTTGTCGGCCGACGGTCGATAGGATGCGTGCGGGCGCACCGCGAGCGACCGGAGTGAGCGAGCCGCGCCCGCCGGGGAGGCCTGGGGACAGCACATAATGGCGGCTGACCGTCCAACGGGGCGGGACTGAAAGGGGCCGGCTTCTGTGCGAAGCACGGCGCCTCAAGCACCGCAGCGCGAAGGAGTGGAGCGACTGAGCGCGAGGAGCGCAGAGCGTGCCGCGCGAGCGCAGAAGTCGGGGGGCTTTCGAGCCGTTCCCGTTCGTCGAAACGCTCATTCGAGAAACCGAACCTCACGCCCATCCGGAAACGTCGAAACGGAAGAAGAATCAGACCGTTTCGAGTTCCCGCTCCAGGTTCCGAAGGCGCTCCACGCGCTTCTCGGTGCTCGGGTGCGTCGAGAACAGCTTCCCGACGACCCCGCTCTTCAGCGGGATGATGAAGAACGCGTTCATCTCCGAGGTCTCGCGGAGGTCGTCGTCGGGCACCTTGTCCATCCGGCCGTCGATGGTGAGCAGCGCGGACGCGAGCGCGCCCGGCTTGCCCGTGATGGCCGCCCCGCCGCGGTCCGCCGAGTACTCGCGGTAGCGCGAGAGCGCCCGGATCAGGAAGAACGAGACGATCCAGACGGCCAGCGAGGCGACGATGGCGACGAGCATGCCGCCGTTGTTGCGGTTGCGCCCGCCGCCGAACAGCCAGCCCCAGCGGACGACCATGAACGCGATTGTCGAGAGGAACGAGGCGATGGTCATCACCATCACGTCGCGGTTCTTCACGTGGGCCAGTTCGTGGGCGAGCACGCCCTCCAGCTCCTCGTCGTCGAGGGTGCGAAGGAGACCCGTCGTGACGCAGACGGCCGAACTCTTCTGCGAGCGCCCCGTCGCGAACGCGTTCGGGACGCGCGAGTCGGCCACCGCGACCTTCGGCTTGGGCAGGTCGGCCTGCTGGCTCAGCCGAGTGATTTTCGCGTGCAGTCCCGGATACTCCTCCTCGCTCACCTTCTTGGCGCCCATCGAGTACAGCGCCAGCTTGTCGCTGAAGAAGAACTGGACGAACAGGAACGGTACCATGAGGATCAGGAAACCGGCGTAGCTCGTCTGTGAGATCACCGCCGCGAAGACGATGTAGAGGGCGAACAGGAGGAACATCGTGAAGATCATGCGGCCGCGGAGGCCCCAGTCCGTTTTCCACTCCATACCCCATCGTAATCGCTTCACGGCTTAAACGCTGTCGTGGAGGCCCGTCCCCACTATCAGGGCGCGATATTCGGGGCGACGGCGTTTTACTGCGGACCGCTGGAGACGAATCCCGTGTCCGGGCGCGCACAGACCGAGGCCATCGGCGTGGTGACGGTCACCGCCGTCGTTCTCCTGCTCGCCTTCACCGTCGGGTTCGCCGTCGTCGAGTCGATGTCGAACGCCGAGTCCACCGCGCCCGCGCTCGGCGACTACCGCTTCGACGCCGACGGAACCGCCGTCTCCGTCACGCACGCCGGCGGCGACGCCGCCCCCCTCTCCGACCTCTCGCTGGTCGTTCGCGGCCCGAACGGGAGCACGACCCGCCCGTTCACCGCCGGAACGCTCGCGGGCGGCGGGGCCGTCTTCCGGCCGGGATCGACGTGGCGCTACGGCGCTATCCCGTTCCCGTTCGACCGAGCGGTCGAGCTCGACCTCCTCGTCGTCCACGGCCCCTCCGGGGCGGTCGTCGACCGGACGACGGTCCGGGTCGGATCGGGGCCGACCGCGACGCCGACGGACTCCCCCACGCCGACGGCGACATCGACCGCCACCCCGACCGACAAGCCCACGGCCACGTCTACGCCGGTGCCGACCCCGCCCGAAGTACAGTTCTTCGAGGCGACGAATCCCGACCACAAGAACGTCCGCGTGGAGCTCCGGACCGACGAACGGTTCTCGGACCTCCGCGTCGTCCTCTACCGCGGCGACGGGCGGACCCGGCGGGTCGACGTGGACGACGACGACGGCGGTTGGTGGGACGACTGGTGGGGCGGTGACGACGACGGCCAGGAGGACCCCGACGACCGGGGCGACGGCGGCTGGAACTGGTGGCCCTGGTAGCTCCCCCAACGTCCGAGCAGCCCGGTCTGTCACCTCGTCCTAGCGGGCGTGCTCCGGACGTGGGACTTATCTCGCATCGGCCGCTCTGGTCGCTGTGGTCGAACTCCTCCTCCTCGTCGGGCTCGCGGTCGCCGTCTTCGTCGGCTTCAACATCGGCGGTTCCTCCACCGGCGTCGCGTTCGGCCCCGCGGTCGGCAGCGGACTCGTCTCGAAACTCACCGCGGCGGGGTTGATGACCGGGTTCGCGCTCGCGGGCGCGTGGACGGTCGGCCGTGGCGTCATCGCCACGATGGGGGGTCGAATCGTCCCCTCCGGCCAGTTCACGCTCGTCGCGAGCGTCG belongs to Halorarum halophilum and includes:
- the rmuC gene encoding DNA recombination protein RmuC; this translates as MLPLQSGGTTSTVLLVAAVTLLLVVAFLLLQLWLSVRSLSAQDTDVEVDSDALTTAVSRTFTDLEFAEKVDRIEQHAGKMRSLHSDLDSMLRDPRKRGAFGEEQLDVLLSDHLPPEMYGLRERVVDGKTPDAHIRTSSGLVCVDAKFPLDNYERAVGTDDEDEAARYRDAFARDVESQLEKIATDYVRPAAGTTDFAFAFIPSESVYYHLVTEEYDLLREYTRRGVQVVSPLTFGHKLELIKADVQARQLSEQAEEVAAELDSLRDAFASVEDEWGVLQTHVRNAANKAEDVDRQYQRLRGEFDRIDGPSLAADGELAADGQGAADGEGS
- the htpX gene encoding zinc metalloprotease HtpX, yielding MEWKTDWGLRGRMIFTMFLLFALYIVFAAVISQTSYAGFLILMVPFLFVQFFFSDKLALYSMGAKKVSEEEYPGLHAKITRLSQQADLPKPKVAVADSRVPNAFATGRSQKSSAVCVTTGLLRTLDDEELEGVLAHELAHVKNRDVMVMTIASFLSTIAFMVVRWGWLFGGGRNRNNGGMLVAIVASLAVWIVSFFLIRALSRYREYSADRGGAAITGKPGALASALLTIDGRMDKVPDDDLRETSEMNAFFIIPLKSGVVGKLFSTHPSTEKRVERLRNLERELETV
- a CDS encoding DUF5518 domain-containing protein, which translates into the protein MSPSLLRTAPSTWRFALIGALASLPVAAIVNWLPNSEATVGGGIMVIGAFIAGAIAAVRSTDPDDAGLRAGFLGGVLAVLTLVVTVVSAAVGGTAAAWPPSRVLFWVLAIGLVLCVSPVFGLACGRVGGWVADTVASRRKTGANAP
- a CDS encoding HalOD1 output domain-containing protein is translated as MRTQARFSTEGHPDEILHTVLTALSAAENVGVASLDLPLFDVIDSGALEQLLGNADRRISVTFPYEQWVVKAHGDGAVEVRENTETR
- a CDS encoding type IV pilin is translated as MSGRAQTEAIGVVTVTAVVLLLAFTVGFAVVESMSNAESTAPALGDYRFDADGTAVSVTHAGGDAAPLSDLSLVVRGPNGSTTRPFTAGTLAGGGAVFRPGSTWRYGAIPFPFDRAVELDLLVVHGPSGAVVDRTTVRVGSGPTATPTDSPTPTATSTATPTDKPTATSTPVPTPPEVQFFEATNPDHKNVRVELRTDERFSDLRVVLYRGDGRTRRVDVDDDDGGWWDDWWGGDDDGQEDPDDRGDGGWNWWPW
- a CDS encoding Lrp/AsnC family transcriptional regulator, whose protein sequence is MSTDPLDELDFGILHLLQEDARHISPVDMEDELPVSDTTIRNRIEKLEDRGIIEGYVPLIDYEKAGFPLRVKFVCTAPVKERAKLAEEALELHNVVDVEEMLSARENVRIMVVTNHSEDLHEVTERIDDLGLTIEREGLVRRIHRRPFNHFGEHMVSWK
- a CDS encoding DUF7475 family protein; its protein translation is MAGQPATSQESRSVVSPPSHYLGYVVVLAALASAAIHLLLAPRVMAFDRTTGVLFYLNGLGWIGGVLVCLSRYWRRELYPVAAGYAIVTILAFFDMGEQVNPLSIASKVAEAVVALVTLYLYTSD
- a CDS encoding NADPH:quinone reductase; this translates as MTVPDRMRAVRIDDHGGPDILAEAEVATPEPGHGEVLVRTVAASVNPIDTYVREGAAEPADGLPHVVGSDVAGVVVAAGAGVDEFAPGDRAFATGLGLFEQGSYAEYVPVPADRLAHLPEAVPFRTGAAAAMVYPTAWRALVDRGGLTVGDACLIQGGAGGVGNAAVQIARHAGTEVVATARPDDAELVEDAGADAVVDYRADDMAGAVRAAGVDAVDVVLETHADRNLAGDLDLLSRGGRVVVIGEEAPIELSPSLSMDAKIADADLRFMSIVASAEDQKRLLERTAPRLADGTFDVRVADVYPFPEAAEAHRAVESTGTGGKVLLEP
- the pspAB gene encoding PspA-associated protein PspAB; protein product: MGLFDSVKAALGISAESDATRDADPDDLFGMSTAYVTMEADLGFAPVGEAALCFSSVDSTDFASTVEEVEDILHAGSEETGTEFRRHEDDHGYHWVVLADDDPEDLVTSVHFAADTFVERGYGSRLLAAVFGFERTSDSSDRAYWVYSFRRGAYYPFAPKDGEHDKRIEGKLESVLDGELDLEPEKEYWYPLWPGRRGGHPWE
- a CDS encoding CaiB/BaiF CoA transferase family protein, producing MDNRIFEDLLVVDLSTFVTGGFCSLMLANQGADVVKVERPGVGDDIRHSGPPFVDGDSPYYWTVNYDKRSVELDLKSAEGLAALYDLAAEADVFVQNFRPGTAEKLGVDYDRIREENEDVIYCAISAFGQTGPWSQRPGYDLLVQGMSGIMSVTGEANGGPVKVGLPQTDLITGMWAAFGISSALYRRERTGEGEYIDLGMLDATLPWLTKQAGKVFAGEEPGRMGTKDPVLAPYQSFETADGHINVACLNQKLWRGFCEAIDRGDLPEDERFETNADRVGHMDELEREIESRLADRSTDEWMDVFVEAGIPAGPVRDVEDALYNEQTESRGVMRTLEKGGTEVPVIEHPLNFAHSDSGFESPPPDLGEHTREVFADLGYDEDRLDEMAEAGAFGDD
- a CDS encoding Zn-ribbon domain-containing OB-fold protein, whose protein sequence is MTDEPYDRTDETDETDETDERRAHTDGTANPPGNKDGANTDEADADAYGEYDMHAHDAPDAAYVCTDCDERWFYARARCPDCGGGDHATYELGVGTLRAATTARVTPADVRDENPLGLAEFGGGVAVLAQLPTGERRPEVGDAVELTGSSALRDGIYGARLRGVGEDAPTGTGDERARREVRES